The Meriones unguiculatus strain TT.TT164.6M chromosome 18, Bangor_MerUng_6.1, whole genome shotgun sequence genome segment AGGAGAGACCTCAGCCTCTGAGGAGCATGCCTTGCCGGCTCTGGATTTCCCTTCGATTCCGATAGCAGGAGTACGCAGACCTGTTCCAAGTTACACTACTTCTGGTGTCAGGACACAAAAGCCCGAGAAACAAGCATGCTAACGTCGTTATTCTCACTATTTTCGTTTGCAGTTACTATCTGCGAGACTGTGAGAGTTGCATCTTCACCCGAGGGCAGCACACCGGAACCACTGTGCTGGGACCCATGCATGCCTCAGTAAGGTCCCTGGTTGCTGAGAGCTGACAACACAGTGTTCTGTTGTTGCATGCGTACACCACAGATGTGGTCAGCTGAGGGCCTGATGGGTTGTACATACCTGCTGCGTGGGTCATGCACACTACACATTGTTTCAAGGGTCAGTGTGATTGtagatacaccacacacacacgtggTTTGAAAGGGTCCTTTCAGGTGTGCACACACTACACAGAAAGGGTCAGTGGGACTGTGCAGACATATCACACACAGAAAGGGACCACGTGACCAGGCACCCTGAACACAGAAAAGGTCCATGTGACTGCACAGCCTACACTTGCAGTTAGAAAAGGTCTATTTGGTTGTGCATACCCGGCACACATGGTTAGAAAGGGTTCCCTGGACCAGGCACAGAAAAGGTCCACGGGAATTGTGCACTCACCACACTGAAAGGGGCCACGTGACTGTGCACACACTGCACATGCAGCTAGAAAGGGGCCAAGCAATTGTACACAGTGACGGCACACACCATACGTGTGGTTAGAAAGGGTCCATTGGACTgtgcacacccatgcacacagtTAGAAAGGGTCCATGCAATTGTGCACATCCCACACTGGTTGGTTTAGATAGGGTGCAGGCGACTTGCCACTTGCCCGGCCCTTGCTACGGGCGCGCCCACCCAGCAGCCAGCCCCGCAGGCCGAGGAGGAggccccacacacacccaccgaGCCGCGGCCGCCCGGGAGGCCCGCGCCACCCACGGTCCCGGGCCCAGCGCAGTCCGCGGGTGGCCGCCACCCAGACCAGTGTCCGAGgccccgcgcgcgcgcgcgcgcgcgcgcgctcccCGGGACGGCCGCGGCGCCTTTAACCCGGGCGGCGGGCAGGCGAGCGGGCGGGCGCTCGGAggagctctttctttcttcttttttttgaatGAACGGTGACGTACGTACAGGAAACCAGGCGCTCCGGCGGAGAATGAAGTAAGAGGCCGGGCCCCCCGCCCCGCGCCCGCCCTTTCCCTCCCCGGCCCGCCCTCCCGCCCTGCGTCCCGGTCCCCGccgagccgccgccgccgccgccgccgccaccacgGTGCACGGGCCCTCCCCAGCCGCGGCCGTCCCCGCCGAGCGGGCCGCCAGCGCCCCCCGGAGcggaggaggagaaagggtgcGCAGCCCGGAGGCGGGGTGCGCCGGCGGGGTGCAGCGGAAGAGGGGGCGGGAGGGGGGAACTTCGTAGCAGTCATCCCTTTTTAGGAAAAAGAGCCCTCCCCCACCACCTCCTTCTCCCGTAGCGCACCACACACAGCGCGCGGGCTGCTCGCTCGGCACCGGCGGCCCCAGCGCGTCCACGCCTGCATTTATccaagctgctttttttttccctcccccccACTCCCGCCTCGGAAAACGCATTGGCCCTTCGGAGTTTAATTAGAAGAGGATTCCCGTCCCCGTCCCCCTCGCTCCTCCATCGTCCCCCTTGCGCGTCTTTCTCCCGTGATGGTCTGAAGCGGTCCGGTGGAAACGGGTCCATGCCTTCGCTCcagcgtgtgtgtgcgcgagtGTAAATTGCCGAGGAGGGGGTGAAATCGCAGGACTTCTGCAAATACTGCACCGAAAATTGTAATCCATCTGCCGCCCCCGCTGCCTTTTTGCCCGCTGCGGTGCTCTTGAGATCTCGGGTTGGGATTCCTTCGGATTGACATTCTCGGCGAAGCCGGAGTGTGAGGACGCAATCTGGAAACCCTCCTGATTTTCACTCCACCTAGCCCCTACTCCCACAACTCCTGATTCATTGCAAGTTTCAAAGAAGCGTATACAAGGAGTCTTCTGAAGATCGATGGTGTCGCTGCCTTATGTATTTGTTTGGGTTTTACCAAAAAAGGGGAAACTTGACAGAAGACCATGCAGTCCTTAAAAAATACAGTAAGTTCTTTGCACAGGAATTTGGTTTAATGTAACTTTCAATGGAcgcatttgaaatattttctttttactttaatgCATTCGAGCAAATCTAATTTCCAgtttaatgcattttttttttttctttagcgcGTAACTTATAGTGGAATATGCCCTTCTTCCCCTGGGAGCATAAAGGAAAACACACCTGCTTTTAACTTGCTAGGTCGTCCTGCCTCCTCACCTTTCAGCATTGCGGAGGAAGTAGACTGATATTCACAAAGCTTAATAACTAATGTGCCTCATGCAATAAAGAGCCGAAAGGAATTTGAATAAAAATTTCCTGCATCTCCTGCCAAGGGGGAAACACCAGAATCAAGTGTTCCCGTGACTAAAACACCCCCTCATCCAAGAATGCAAAGCACATCCAATAAAAGAGCCGGATTAtaactattccttttttttttctttcggggCCGTGGGTCGGGAGTCGGGACGCGAAGTGCTGTTAGTAcctgcagctttttttttttttttttttttcggggaaGGATGGCGCAAGCCGGGAGAACAGGGTATGATAACCGGGAGATCGTGATGAAGTATATCCATTATAAGCTGTCACAGAGGGGCTACGAGTGGGACGCAGGAGACGCGGACACCGCGCCCCTGGGGGCCGCCACCACCCCTGgcatcttctcctcccagcctgAGAGCAACCCAACGCCCGCTGTGCACCGGGACACTGCTGCCAGGATGTCGCCTCCAGGGCCCCTGGTCGCCACTGCTGGGCCTGTGCTCAGCCCTGTGCCACCTGTGGTCCACCTGACCCTCCGCCGGGCTGGGGATGACTTCTCCCGGCGCTACCGTCGCGACTTCGCAGAGATGTCCAGTCAGCTGCACCTGACGCCCTTCACCGCGAGAGGACGCTTTGCCACGGTGGTGGAGGAACTCTTCAGGGATGGGGTGAACTGGGGGAGGATTGTGGCCTTCTTTGAGTTCGGTGGGGTCATGTGTGTGGAGAGCGTCAACAGGGAGATGTCACCCCTGGTGGACAATATAGCCCTGTGGATGACTGAGTACCTGAACGGGAATCTTCACGCCTGGATCCAGGATAACGGAGGCTGGGTAGGTGCACGTATGGCTGAATGAGTCTGGGCCTATGTCTCAAGGCCAAGATGTGGAGTTTGGTGTGTGAGTGGATTCTGGGTCAAAATGGGCCGCTGAGTCGATGAAATAAAACCGAGTTTGTAGTTTTGCTCCCCCTGTCCCTTCCTCTGGACAGATCACACCCTGGCAACACCGTGTTACCTCCTGCCTGCTGGCTGTGAAAGAGCAAAGGCCCAGCGTTTTTGATCCAGTAGGATTTGGAGATAAATAGTATCCCTCCAGTGGCTCCGAATACTTATTCCGAGTAGCTTGTTGCGGGTGTTTTGGATCATGTGTAAGGAACCGGACCTCCAGGCTGGCGCTTGACCTGAGCATCCTTAGCTCCTCTGGAGGACTAACAACGGAGAAGGTCTAACTAGACAAGCAGGCTCCACAAGAGGACGCAGGCATACCTTTTCTGACTCacttgggaacattttcccaaagaaaaacaatacaGCCCCCTTTCCTGGAAATCATAGCTAAGCTTGTAAAAACGTAAGCTGGTATTCGTGGATGTTTGTGGAAACTGGGCACTCTGTGCCATAGTCCCAGTGGGCATGGTCTGTGTGCACCCTGAACAGGCTGTGGGCGTTCTGCAGCAGCTCCAGGCTTTGCATCCTGTGACTGGTGCATGATTTGGAAGTTTACATTCACTTGAATATATTTTACTTACTTCCACCTTGCATAGTGTTGTGATCTCCATTGCTGAACCGTGGCTAGGGTGTCTGTGAAAGGGGCAC includes the following:
- the Bcl2 gene encoding apoptosis regulator Bcl-2; this translates as MAQAGRTGYDNREIVMKYIHYKLSQRGYEWDAGDADTAPLGAATTPGIFSSQPESNPTPAVHRDTAARMSPPGPLVATAGPVLSPVPPVVHLTLRRAGDDFSRRYRRDFAEMSSQLHLTPFTARGRFATVVEELFRDGVNWGRIVAFFEFGGVMCVESVNREMSPLVDNIALWMTEYLNGNLHAWIQDNGGWDAFVELYGPSMRPLFDLSWLSLKTLLSLALVGACITLGAYLGHK